In Methylophaga thalassica, one genomic interval encodes:
- a CDS encoding helix-turn-helix domain-containing protein: MEKRLFTTTQLASLLGVTARTIQLWANNGLINVVKTLGGHRRISEDEVIRLAEKLGKPIPEELKISKNSTINLNAELTVLLVDKDRDLSKLYESQLLQWQEGLPTNIHITDCGLDALIMSGLHKPNLIMVDWDMDDIDVINMARAIRKNNETQHAKIIIMTQHDKAALMKKLTLPDNVILEEKPVSFALIKRLLEKQTG, translated from the coding sequence ATGGAAAAAAGATTGTTTACCACTACTCAACTTGCCAGCTTACTTGGTGTTACCGCCAGAACCATACAGCTATGGGCAAATAACGGCTTAATTAATGTTGTAAAAACACTGGGCGGCCATAGACGAATCTCTGAAGATGAAGTGATTCGACTCGCTGAGAAATTAGGGAAACCGATTCCTGAAGAGCTAAAAATATCTAAAAACTCGACGATCAATCTGAACGCTGAGCTGACAGTTTTACTTGTTGATAAAGACCGTGACCTATCTAAATTATATGAATCCCAGTTGCTGCAGTGGCAGGAAGGCTTACCGACCAATATCCACATAACAGATTGTGGCTTAGATGCGTTGATTATGTCTGGTCTTCATAAACCAAACCTCATTATGGTTGATTGGGATATGGATGATATCGATGTGATAAATATGGCTCGTGCTATCAGAAAGAACAACGAAACCCAGCATGCCAAAATTATTATCATGACCCAACACGATAAAGCGGCTTTAATGAAAAAGCTGACCCTGCCAGACAATGTGATTTTAGAAGAAAAGCCGGTATCTTTTGCCTTGATAAAACGCTTACTTGAAAAACAGACAGGATAA
- a CDS encoding response regulator transcription factor encodes MKINPATVLIVEDHQDLAANVGDFLEEGGMTVDFAADGLTALKLCSQNHYDAVVLDVMMPGIDGFEVCERIRGELQLDMPIVMLTARDTLDDKLSGFEYGADDYLIKPFEMKELEARLISHIRRHRGEMDTKSLQIADMVFDPKTMRVTREGETIRLSPIMLQILKILMRESPKLVTREKLETEIWGEDTPDSDTLRSHLYNLRKLIDKPYQQHLLHTIPGVGYKLCEEKDL; translated from the coding sequence ATGAAGATTAACCCAGCCACCGTACTCATTGTCGAAGATCATCAGGATCTTGCGGCGAATGTCGGGGACTTTTTAGAGGAAGGCGGCATGACGGTCGATTTTGCCGCTGATGGTTTGACCGCATTAAAGCTATGCAGCCAGAACCACTATGATGCTGTTGTGTTGGATGTGATGATGCCGGGCATCGATGGATTTGAAGTCTGTGAACGTATACGCGGTGAGCTACAGTTGGACATGCCCATAGTCATGCTGACAGCCAGAGATACACTAGATGATAAATTGAGTGGCTTTGAATACGGCGCTGATGACTATTTAATCAAACCATTTGAGATGAAAGAGCTGGAAGCAAGATTGATCTCGCATATCCGCCGCCATCGGGGTGAGATGGATACAAAATCATTACAGATTGCTGATATGGTGTTTGATCCGAAAACCATGCGCGTCACTCGAGAAGGTGAAACAATTCGGCTCTCGCCGATCATGCTGCAGATTCTAAAAATTCTGATGCGTGAGTCACCCAAGCTGGTCACCCGCGAAAAGCTGGAAACCGAAATCTGGGGTGAAGACACACCGGATAGCGATACATTACGTAGCCACCTCTATAATCTCAGAAAACTGATTGATAAACCGTATCAGCAGCATTTGCTGCACACCATTCCTGGTGTAGGTTATAAGTTATGTGAAGAAAAAGACTTGTAA
- the cysE gene encoding serine O-acetyltransferase, which produces MTENISRWERIKEDISCVFDRDPAARNVFEIVTTYPGVHALQCHRLSHWLWRSNWKWLAKFISSIARWLTGIEIHPGAKIGRRFFIDHGMGVVIGETAEIGDDVTLYHGVTLGGTSWKEGKRHPTLGNNIVVGAGAKVLGPITLHDGARIGSNAVVVKDVASGDTVVGVPGRVVKTNLSEDEKQRQKLAQSVGFDAYGTSSKTMDPVATAIHGLIQHVHAMDKRVDAMCKTIHRLGGELPDVEMPDLEGCDIYKDNEENKS; this is translated from the coding sequence ATGACAGAAAATATAAGCCGTTGGGAACGTATCAAAGAAGATATTTCTTGTGTATTTGATCGTGATCCAGCAGCGCGTAATGTCTTTGAAATTGTCACAACTTATCCTGGTGTGCATGCACTGCAATGTCATCGGTTGAGCCATTGGCTGTGGCGTTCAAACTGGAAGTGGTTGGCGAAGTTTATTTCCTCGATTGCTCGTTGGCTGACAGGGATTGAAATTCATCCTGGCGCGAAGATTGGCCGTCGCTTTTTTATCGACCATGGCATGGGTGTCGTGATTGGTGAAACCGCTGAAATTGGTGATGATGTGACGCTTTATCATGGTGTGACATTAGGTGGTACATCATGGAAAGAAGGCAAACGTCACCCTACGCTGGGCAATAATATTGTAGTCGGTGCCGGAGCGAAAGTGCTTGGGCCTATTACACTTCATGATGGTGCTCGTATTGGCTCTAATGCCGTGGTGGTTAAAGATGTGGCATCAGGCGACACCGTTGTGGGTGTGCCGGGCAGGGTCGTTAAAACGAATCTGAGTGAAGATGAAAAACAACGCCAGAAACTGGCTCAGTCTGTGGGCTTTGATGCCTATGGCACATCGAGTAAAACCATGGACCCGGTCGCTACGGCTATTCATGGTTTAATTCAGCATGTTCATGCGATGGATAAGCGCGTTGATGCCATGTGCAAAACAATTCACAGGCTCGGAGGCGAGTTACCAGACGTGGAAATGCCGGATCTGGAAGGCTGTGATATCTATAAAGATAATGAAGAGAATAAAAGTTGA
- a CDS encoding (2Fe-2S)-binding protein: MIVCICNNVNSDTITEAMESGANTLHHIREQTGASACCGKCQFKVNRMLNDFEQTDVMASACSGEG; this comes from the coding sequence ATGATTGTATGTATCTGTAACAATGTGAACTCAGACACCATTACCGAGGCGATGGAGTCCGGTGCAAACACGCTGCATCATATTCGTGAACAGACGGGTGCATCTGCATGTTGTGGTAAATGCCAATTTAAAGTCAACCGTATGTTGAATGACTTCGAACAGACTGATGTTATGGCTTCAGCTTGTTCAGGCGAAGGCTAA
- the bfr gene encoding bacterioferritin, translating to MKGDKKVIEYLNKVLGNELVAINQYFLHAKMYKDWGLHNLYEHEYHESIDEMKHADKLTERVLFLEGLPNLQDLGALRIGENTKEMLESDLALELDAIPDLQEAIKYCESVGDYVTRDLFQDILNSEEEHVDWLETQLGLIEKMGLQNYHQAQIVKEAE from the coding sequence ATGAAAGGCGATAAAAAAGTTATCGAATATTTAAATAAAGTATTAGGAAATGAACTGGTAGCCATTAACCAATATTTTCTTCATGCCAAAATGTATAAAGATTGGGGCTTACATAATCTATACGAACATGAATATCATGAGTCGATAGATGAAATGAAACACGCTGACAAATTAACCGAGCGTGTTTTATTTTTGGAAGGTCTACCTAACCTGCAGGATCTTGGTGCACTGCGTATCGGTGAAAACACAAAAGAAATGCTGGAAAGTGATTTAGCTCTAGAATTAGACGCTATTCCGGATCTACAGGAAGCGATTAAATATTGTGAGTCAGTGGGTGACTACGTTACCCGTGATTTATTCCAGGATATTTTAAATTCAGAAGAAGAGCATGTTGACTGGTTAGAAACACAGCTTGGTCTGATTGAGAAAATGGGTCTACAAAACTACCATCAAGCACAAATTGTTAAAGAAGCAGAATAA
- a CDS encoding DUF1295 domain-containing protein: MLELSLLIASITMLIGWIYEGKTNNAGVVDVLWSALMVCLPIMYAWQMDGDIVLRIASAALMSLWYLRLFVHLSARVFSEPEDGRYRYLRDYWGDNTHRNHFFFFQFQAVLAWGFTLPIWWLAQVETFQIIWLVLAFILAIGAWVGVYIADKQLAEFRQNPANKGKVCQQGLWFYSRHPNYFFEWCHWFCYPVMAIGMVGGEWLWLMPVVMFAFLYFITGIPYTEQQAIRSRGEAYRQYQQTTSAFIPWRKKNGHD, translated from the coding sequence ATGCTTGAGCTGAGTCTTTTAATCGCCAGCATCACCATGCTGATAGGCTGGATTTATGAAGGGAAAACCAATAATGCCGGTGTGGTGGATGTGCTCTGGTCGGCACTGATGGTGTGTTTGCCCATTATGTATGCCTGGCAGATGGACGGTGACATTGTATTAAGAATTGCCAGTGCAGCATTAATGAGCCTTTGGTATTTACGCTTATTTGTTCATCTTTCAGCACGTGTTTTTTCAGAACCTGAAGATGGTCGTTATCGCTATCTTCGCGACTATTGGGGGGATAATACCCACCGCAATCATTTTTTCTTTTTCCAGTTTCAGGCCGTATTAGCATGGGGATTTACCTTACCGATTTGGTGGCTGGCACAGGTTGAGACGTTTCAAATCATTTGGCTTGTGCTTGCCTTTATTTTGGCCATTGGTGCCTGGGTAGGCGTATATATCGCTGATAAACAACTGGCCGAGTTCAGACAAAACCCGGCTAATAAAGGCAAGGTTTGCCAACAAGGTTTGTGGTTTTATTCTCGTCATCCCAATTATTTTTTTGAATGGTGTCACTGGTTCTGTTACCCGGTCATGGCCATTGGCATGGTTGGTGGTGAGTGGTTATGGCTAATGCCCGTGGTGATGTTTGCCTTTTTGTATTTCATTACCGGTATTCCCTATACCGAACAACAAGCTATCAGAAGTCGCGGTGAGGCTTACCGTCAGTATCAACAAACAACCAGTGCATTTATCCCTTGGAGAAAGAAAAATGGGCATGATTGA
- a CDS encoding RNA methyltransferase, translated as MKSLDNVRFVLVGTTHPGNIGAAARAMKTMGITNLHLVSPKIYPSAEATTRASGADDVLHRAVVHDSLDEALVGCHYAFAMSARLRHLHVPVMNPREAVTQLEKFDDDTHIAIVFGREHSGLSNEEIDRCQYLVNIPANPDYSSLNLAAAVQVVAYELRMSFQPNIDHGRIGEEREAITADDLAHLYDHFERSLTTIGFLDPENPRYLLRRIRRLFNRADLDRNELQIMHGILRAAETKARKE; from the coding sequence ATGAAGTCGTTGGATAATGTTCGTTTTGTGCTGGTAGGGACAACGCACCCGGGTAATATTGGTGCCGCTGCCAGAGCAATGAAAACGATGGGGATAACGAATTTACATCTTGTCTCGCCAAAAATTTACCCAAGTGCTGAAGCGACTACGCGGGCATCGGGTGCTGATGATGTATTACACCGTGCCGTGGTTCATGATAGTCTCGATGAGGCTCTGGTTGGATGTCATTATGCTTTTGCGATGAGTGCACGCTTGCGTCACTTGCATGTGCCAGTGATGAATCCACGTGAAGCCGTCACGCAACTTGAAAAATTCGATGATGACACGCATATAGCTATTGTGTTTGGTCGTGAACACTCTGGCCTCTCTAATGAAGAGATCGATCGTTGTCAGTACTTAGTTAATATTCCTGCCAACCCGGACTATAGTTCTTTGAATCTGGCGGCCGCTGTACAAGTTGTGGCCTATGAACTCAGAATGAGCTTTCAGCCCAATATTGATCATGGCCGAATTGGTGAAGAGCGTGAAGCGATAACAGCCGACGATTTAGCTCACTTATATGATCACTTTGAGCGTTCATTAACGACGATTGGTTTTCTGGACCCAGAGAATCCACGGTATTTATTACGGCGGATTCGTCGCTTATTCAACCGGGCTGATCTGGATCGTAATGAACTACAAATTATGCATGGTATTTTGCGTGCAGCAGAAACCAAAGCGAGGAAAGAATGA
- a CDS encoding SAM-dependent methyltransferase gives MGMIDLAEKKWFPDSLIRIGIRQLLKQRLKDESAFEPDKLSQRKQHCIEQLKRSPIAIETQAANEQHYEVPAEFYKEVLGKRFKYSGCYWTNSCLTLDDAEEAMLDIYLQRAELKNGQQILELGCGWGSLTIYMAEKLPFAKITAVSNSNSQRKYIEKQLHERGLSNVQVITCDVNELELDQQYDRVVSVEMFEHMRNYQRLFDKIAHWLKPQGKLFVHIFCHREVVYPFETEGDDNWMGRYFFTGGLMPSADTLLYFQSELSIEQQWLINGSHYQKTAEAWLENTDKNEANVLRLFQQVYGDEADTWLQRWRLFFMACAELFGFDNGNQWLVGHYLFVKNE, from the coding sequence ATGGGCATGATTGATTTGGCAGAAAAAAAGTGGTTTCCGGATAGCCTGATTCGCATAGGGATACGGCAATTATTGAAACAGCGCTTAAAAGATGAATCTGCCTTTGAACCGGATAAACTCAGTCAGCGTAAACAACACTGTATTGAACAATTAAAACGAAGTCCAATAGCGATAGAAACACAGGCGGCCAATGAACAACACTACGAAGTGCCGGCCGAGTTTTATAAAGAAGTGCTGGGTAAACGCTTTAAGTACAGCGGTTGCTATTGGACCAACAGTTGTCTGACGCTCGATGATGCCGAAGAAGCGATGCTGGATATTTACCTGCAGCGAGCCGAGCTCAAGAATGGACAGCAGATCCTTGAACTGGGCTGTGGCTGGGGATCGTTAACAATTTATATGGCAGAAAAGCTGCCGTTTGCCAAAATTACTGCCGTGTCTAATTCTAACTCACAAAGAAAATATATCGAAAAACAATTACACGAGCGGGGACTAAGTAATGTTCAGGTAATCACCTGTGATGTCAATGAGCTGGAACTGGACCAGCAATACGATCGAGTAGTGTCGGTGGAGATGTTCGAACACATGCGTAATTATCAGCGCTTATTCGATAAGATTGCTCATTGGCTAAAACCGCAAGGTAAGTTATTTGTTCATATTTTCTGTCATCGAGAAGTGGTTTATCCCTTTGAAACGGAAGGGGACGATAATTGGATGGGACGCTATTTTTTTACCGGTGGTTTAATGCCATCTGCTGATACCTTATTGTATTTCCAGTCTGAACTGTCCATAGAGCAGCAGTGGTTGATCAATGGCAGCCACTATCAGAAAACAGCCGAGGCCTGGCTGGAAAATACCGATAAAAATGAGGCCAATGTGTTACGTTTATTCCAGCAAGTCTATGGGGATGAGGCTGATACCTGGTTACAGCGCTGGCGTTTGTTTTTTATGGCATGTGCCGAATTATTTGGCTTTGATAATGGTAATCAGTGGTTAGTGGGGCATTATCTTTTTGTGAAAAATGAGTAA
- a CDS encoding sensor histidine kinase, whose product MAKNKTTLHAKLIKVFLIQVALISLVTVGGIYAAKVMVEGMLVRKALEGEAQHFWEMREQNPNFSPPDTMNLKAYLSTNGDYSSLPKDLIHLSPGYQRTKVNQETPIVYIEDKGNQRLYLIFDEVKVSRLALLFGILPLAGVLVVLYILAWIAYRQSHKAVSPIVKLAKSVRQAEIRYGSLPDFDLQELRDIPDDEVSSLVGALDQFTQRLELFIDRERHFTRDASHELRTPIAVIRSAMELLERRYDVANDKTMRRVYRTLYDMESLIETLLILAREEKAVLPVQDVDINSMALKQLDTLESLFKDKAVSVSVDEQAKLVVKAPESVVSILMSNLLRNAFNYTPQGNIVIKIWEQGFSITDSGVGMSEQQVKNVFEPFYRGEGNNNEKGYGLGMTIVKRLCNRYDWHLRVTSELGKGTEVSVHFPKSQIEI is encoded by the coding sequence ATGGCGAAAAATAAAACCACCCTTCATGCCAAGTTAATCAAAGTCTTCCTGATACAGGTTGCATTAATCAGTCTGGTGACCGTCGGCGGCATCTATGCTGCCAAAGTGATGGTGGAAGGGATGTTGGTTCGCAAAGCCTTAGAGGGCGAAGCTCAGCACTTTTGGGAAATGCGAGAGCAAAACCCCAATTTCTCTCCACCCGATACCATGAATTTAAAGGCTTACCTGAGCACGAATGGCGATTATTCCTCTTTACCTAAAGATTTGATTCACCTGTCACCAGGTTATCAGCGCACAAAAGTGAATCAGGAAACACCAATTGTTTATATAGAAGATAAAGGTAATCAGCGACTTTATCTTATTTTTGATGAAGTGAAAGTCTCTCGTCTGGCCTTATTGTTTGGCATATTGCCGCTGGCGGGGGTCTTAGTCGTGTTATATATCCTGGCATGGATAGCTTATCGTCAATCCCATAAAGCCGTATCCCCAATAGTGAAGTTAGCTAAGTCAGTGAGACAAGCCGAAATCAGATATGGCAGTCTCCCTGATTTTGATTTGCAGGAATTGCGTGATATTCCTGATGATGAAGTGTCGAGTTTAGTGGGAGCGCTGGATCAATTTACTCAGCGCCTTGAACTGTTTATTGATAGGGAACGTCATTTTACCCGTGATGCCAGCCATGAATTGAGGACACCGATTGCTGTTATCCGAAGTGCGATGGAATTACTCGAACGTCGCTATGATGTCGCTAATGATAAAACGATGCGACGGGTATATCGTACTTTATATGATATGGAATCGTTGATTGAAACCTTACTAATCCTGGCCAGAGAAGAAAAGGCGGTACTGCCGGTTCAGGATGTTGATATTAACTCGATGGCATTGAAACAGCTGGATACGCTTGAGTCTTTATTCAAAGATAAAGCGGTGAGTGTCAGCGTTGATGAACAAGCGAAATTAGTCGTGAAGGCACCTGAATCGGTTGTTTCTATTTTGATGAGTAACTTACTGCGTAATGCCTTTAATTACACTCCCCAAGGAAATATAGTGATAAAAATCTGGGAGCAAGGTTTTTCGATCACCGATAGTGGTGTCGGCATGAGTGAACAGCAAGTCAAAAATGTGTTTGAGCCTTTTTATCGGGGAGAGGGGAATAATAACGAGAAGGGCTATGGTTTGGGCATGACCATCGTAAAACGCTTGTGTAATCGCTATGACTGGCATCTTCGCGTTACCAGTGAATTAGGCAAAGGCACGGAAGTGAGTGTGCATTTCCCTAAATCACAGATAGAAATCTAG
- the cfa gene encoding cyclopropane fatty acyl phospholipid synthase, translating into MTRFKQYDKSDDAIVSSPPSRASLTPPAVLRDLAKQCDVRFNGNEPWDIQVHHRDVYSQILTKGSLGFGESYMDGLWDCERLDELFYRIMRANIEEHLVGVGKFALIFQSLRHRFFNLQTVKRAYQVGEQHYDIGNDVFEAMLDPTMSYSCGFWQKADTLEQAQVDKLDMICKKLQLKPGEKLLEIGCGWGGLARHAAKNYGVEVLGITISQEQQKLAQQRCQGLPVEIRLTDYRDLDGQFDKIVSVGMFEHVGEKNYPIYFDTVNRLLKDDGLFLLHTIGIYKTIHRVDPWIDKYIFRNGKLPSAEQIAGVLNKRMVIEDWHNFGQDYALTLLAWWDRFEEAWPELSQKYSQRFYRMWKYYLMSCAGFFKSRQGQLWQIVLTKRDRLETYRSIR; encoded by the coding sequence ATGACTAGGTTTAAGCAGTATGATAAAAGTGATGATGCCATCGTCTCTTCCCCTCCAAGCCGGGCTTCTTTAACTCCACCTGCCGTTCTACGTGATTTAGCCAAACAGTGTGATGTACGTTTTAATGGCAATGAACCCTGGGACATTCAGGTTCATCATCGTGATGTTTACTCCCAGATATTAACCAAAGGCTCATTAGGCTTTGGTGAAAGTTACATGGATGGCCTTTGGGACTGTGAACGCCTGGATGAGCTTTTTTATCGAATCATGCGAGCCAATATTGAAGAACACCTGGTCGGTGTGGGCAAATTTGCATTAATTTTTCAAAGTCTCCGTCATCGTTTTTTTAATTTGCAAACCGTCAAGCGCGCTTATCAGGTCGGTGAGCAGCATTATGATATTGGCAATGATGTGTTTGAAGCCATGCTGGATCCGACGATGAGTTATTCATGTGGTTTCTGGCAAAAGGCCGATACACTGGAACAAGCCCAGGTTGATAAGCTCGACATGATCTGTAAAAAACTGCAGCTCAAACCTGGCGAGAAACTACTTGAAATAGGCTGTGGCTGGGGTGGCTTAGCCAGACATGCAGCAAAAAATTATGGTGTTGAAGTGTTAGGAATCACCATATCTCAAGAGCAGCAAAAATTAGCTCAACAACGTTGCCAAGGCTTACCTGTAGAAATTCGTCTGACTGACTATCGCGACTTAGATGGCCAGTTTGACAAGATTGTTTCAGTGGGGATGTTTGAGCATGTGGGTGAAAAAAATTACCCCATTTATTTCGACACCGTAAATCGTTTACTCAAAGACGATGGTTTGTTTCTTCTGCATACAATCGGGATATACAAAACCATCCACCGTGTGGACCCCTGGATTGATAAATATATTTTCAGAAATGGAAAACTGCCTTCAGCTGAGCAGATAGCAGGGGTTTTAAACAAACGTATGGTGATAGAAGATTGGCATAACTTTGGGCAAGACTATGCGCTGACACTTCTTGCCTGGTGGGACAGGTTTGAGGAAGCCTGGCCAGAGCTGTCACAAAAATACAGCCAGCGTTTCTACCGTATGTGGAAATATTACCTGATGAGCTGCGCCGGATTCTTCAAGTCACGCCAGGGTCAGCTATGGCAAATTGTTTTGACCAAGCGTGACCGTTTAGAAACGTATCGATCTATTCGCTAG
- a CDS encoding Rrf2 family transcriptional regulator codes for MRLTTKGRYAVTAMLDLSLNYGVGAITLADISERQGISLSYLEQLFARLRKQGLVSSSRGPGGGYRLSRAADTITVLDVISAVDEKVDSTQCEGRQNCHGHEQCLSHELWQSLSDQIRVYLDGITLAQVVSNFEKSRNGEKVIAFDMI; via the coding sequence ATGCGTTTAACCACAAAAGGTCGCTACGCGGTGACTGCGATGCTCGATCTCAGCCTCAATTATGGCGTAGGCGCGATAACACTGGCAGATATTTCAGAAAGACAAGGTATCTCTTTATCTTATCTGGAACAGTTATTTGCCAGACTGCGAAAACAAGGTCTTGTTAGCAGTTCTCGTGGTCCGGGTGGTGGATATCGATTAAGTCGGGCGGCAGACACCATTACTGTTTTAGATGTTATCTCTGCTGTTGATGAAAAAGTGGATAGTACCCAGTGCGAAGGCCGACAAAATTGTCATGGCCATGAGCAGTGTTTAAGTCATGAGTTATGGCAAAGCCTAAGTGATCAGATTCGTGTGTATCTTGATGGCATTACTCTGGCTCAAGTTGTGTCTAACTTTGAGAAGAGTCGAAACGGCGAGAAAGTCATCGCATTTGATATGATTTAG
- a CDS encoding DUF2789 domain-containing protein, producing MDTSLHSLENLFLQLGLDNSSAAMDEFIKQHKLEPEQPIEQAEFWTASQKAFIQECLSQDSDWAEVVDQLNVLLHE from the coding sequence ATGGATACAAGTTTGCATTCACTGGAAAATTTATTTCTTCAGTTGGGTTTGGATAATAGTTCTGCAGCTATGGATGAGTTCATAAAACAGCATAAGCTAGAGCCAGAACAGCCTATCGAACAAGCTGAGTTCTGGACAGCCTCACAAAAGGCATTCATTCAGGAGTGTTTATCACAAGACTCAGACTGGGCAGAGGTGGTCGATCAACTCAATGTGCTGCTTCATGAATAA
- a CDS encoding DUF2878 domain-containing protein produces the protein MANIFNFIAFQLVWFISIFSAAAESSRYALIATALFIIIQLWLSPWKKTDIKLILLGLIAGMLLDSIWLNTMLMNYADKTFVYLAPWWIGCLWINFMLTLNHSLSWLQQKPVLLALLCIVAAPLSYYAGSEAGAVTLNTPFLALALVSISWAIWIPVLMRFANHWREREEAEQHA, from the coding sequence GTGGCTAATATCTTTAACTTTATTGCTTTTCAGTTGGTCTGGTTTATCAGTATCTTCTCTGCCGCTGCTGAGAGCAGCCGTTATGCGCTGATAGCAACCGCCCTATTTATTATTATCCAGCTCTGGCTGAGTCCATGGAAAAAAACGGATATCAAGCTGATTTTATTGGGGCTGATAGCAGGGATGCTGTTAGACAGTATCTGGCTGAATACGATGCTAATGAACTATGCCGATAAAACCTTTGTTTATCTTGCTCCCTGGTGGATTGGCTGTTTATGGATCAACTTTATGTTGACCTTGAATCATTCGCTGAGCTGGCTACAACAAAAGCCTGTTTTATTAGCGTTATTGTGCATAGTGGCGGCTCCTTTATCTTACTATGCCGGCAGTGAAGCCGGCGCTGTCACGCTCAATACGCCATTTCTGGCATTAGCTCTGGTATCGATAAGCTGGGCTATCTGGATTCCTGTTCTAATGCGTTTTGCAAATCATTGGCGAGAAAGAGAGGAGGCAGAACAACATGCTTGA
- a CDS encoding HesB/IscA family protein: MITLTESAINRVRDMMTKRASGVGLRIGVVKSGCSGYSYALDYADDVSADDVVVEQGDVKVVINEEAMPILDGMELDFVREGLNQSFKFRNPNVVSECGCGESFSVTK; the protein is encoded by the coding sequence ATGATTACATTGACAGAATCTGCCATTAACCGTGTCAGAGATATGATGACCAAACGTGCTTCAGGTGTCGGTTTAAGAATCGGTGTCGTCAAAAGTGGTTGTTCAGGTTACAGCTACGCACTTGACTATGCAGACGACGTGTCTGCTGACGATGTCGTTGTTGAACAGGGTGATGTCAAAGTCGTTATTAATGAAGAGGCCATGCCGATACTGGATGGTATGGAACTCGACTTTGTTCGCGAAGGGTTAAACCAGAGCTTCAAATTCCGAAATCCTAATGTGGTTTCTGAGTGTGGCTGTGGTGAAAGTTTCAGTGTCACCAAATAA
- the queA gene encoding tRNA preQ1(34) S-adenosylmethionine ribosyltransferase-isomerase QueA: MKTSDFQFDLPEELIAQYPSENRTSSRLLFLDGNSGQRQDLQFTDLLSLLKPTDLLVFNNTKVIPARLFGVKDSGGKVEVLIERVLDESRVLAHIRSSKSPAAGRHLQLEGALDVEVLGRHDALFELKFHGIESVIDALEAYGRLPLPPYIEREVDKEDLDRYQTVYARNVGAVAAPTAGLHFDEALLNRIREAGIETAELTLHVGAGTFQPVRVDDVRSHQMHKEVIDVSEQVAEQVKATRARGGRVIAVGTTSVRALESASANGEISAYQGETDIFIYPGYQFKSVDAMVTNFHLSESTLLMLVSAFAGKQHIMDAYQHAIQQRYRFFSYGDAMFITRNNNEVVG, translated from the coding sequence ATGAAAACGAGTGACTTCCAATTTGATTTGCCCGAAGAGCTGATCGCCCAATATCCTTCTGAAAACCGAACGTCCAGTCGATTATTGTTTTTGGATGGGAATAGTGGACAGCGTCAGGATTTACAATTTACCGATCTTTTATCTCTGCTGAAACCGACTGATTTATTGGTGTTTAATAACACCAAAGTCATCCCTGCACGACTGTTTGGCGTGAAGGATAGTGGTGGCAAAGTGGAAGTATTAATTGAACGTGTACTTGATGAAAGTCGGGTGTTAGCCCATATAAGAAGTAGTAAATCGCCTGCTGCAGGCCGTCATTTACAACTGGAGGGCGCCCTTGATGTAGAAGTGTTGGGCCGTCACGATGCCTTATTTGAACTTAAGTTTCACGGTATTGAGTCTGTTATTGATGCATTAGAAGCGTATGGACGACTGCCGTTACCACCTTATATTGAAAGGGAAGTTGATAAGGAAGATTTAGACCGTTATCAAACCGTTTATGCCCGAAATGTCGGTGCGGTAGCAGCACCAACAGCAGGTCTGCATTTTGATGAAGCGTTATTAAATAGAATCCGTGAAGCGGGTATTGAAACAGCAGAGTTAACTTTGCATGTGGGCGCTGGTACATTCCAACCTGTCAGAGTGGATGATGTTCGGTCGCATCAAATGCATAAAGAAGTGATCGATGTCAGCGAACAGGTGGCAGAACAAGTCAAAGCAACAAGGGCACGCGGTGGTCGTGTAATTGCAGTGGGCACTACCAGTGTTCGTGCTTTAGAGTCGGCTTCTGCTAATGGCGAGATTTCAGCTTATCAAGGTGAAACGGATATTTTTATTTATCCCGGTTACCAATTTAAAAGTGTTGATGCCATGGTGACGAATTTTCATCTGTCTGAGTCAACATTATTAATGCTCGTCTCTGCTTTCGCAGGTAAACAGCACATCATGGATGCATATCAGCATGCTATCCAGCAGCGTTATCGGTTTTTCAGTTACGGTGATGCCATGTTTATAACAAGGAATAATAATGAAGTCGTTGGATAA